Proteins from a single region of Streptomyces sp. HUAS 15-9:
- a CDS encoding type II toxin-antitoxin system prevent-host-death family antitoxin encodes MSATYPIAEARGKLGELARRAAQHEHITLTDRGIPTAVLISPAELEDLEDALALVRLERDRALGRTEVPVPHAEARRTLLEAAGRSTE; translated from the coding sequence ATGTCTGCTACGTATCCCATCGCCGAGGCGAGGGGCAAGCTCGGCGAGCTCGCCCGCCGGGCTGCCCAGCATGAGCACATCACCTTGACCGACCGTGGCATCCCGACTGCCGTCCTCATTTCTCCGGCGGAACTCGAAGACCTTGAGGATGCTCTGGCGCTGGTCCGCCTCGAACGGGACCGCGCATTGGGGCGCACCGAAGTCCCCGTCCCCCATGCGGAGGCTCGGCGGACACTCCTCGAAGCCGCGGGGAGGAGTACGGAGTGA
- a CDS encoding type II toxin-antitoxin system RelE family toxin — translation MTWEVQWEPTALDEATGFLKDDPRGVDTLLQATDQLAEDPRPEGSRAWGTHHRRLHRGPWRILYRLDPEARTLHIEHIGRTLE, via the coding sequence GTGACCTGGGAGGTCCAGTGGGAGCCGACGGCGCTCGACGAAGCCACCGGTTTCCTCAAGGACGACCCCCGCGGAGTGGACACCCTCCTCCAGGCGACCGATCAACTCGCCGAGGACCCCAGGCCTGAAGGTTCCAGGGCCTGGGGTACCCACCACCGTCGACTCCACCGTGGCCCTTGGCGCATCCTGTACCGCCTCGACCCGGAGGCACGGACCCTTCACATCGAACACATCGGGCGCACGCTCGAGTGA